One genomic window of Oncorhynchus clarkii lewisi isolate Uvic-CL-2024 chromosome 5, UVic_Ocla_1.0, whole genome shotgun sequence includes the following:
- the LOC139410253 gene encoding sterol carrier protein 2-like, which yields MVVSHNKMRESQVVSSQRIQSVNTNAERTLEGFKAHAVFQEINKKLEEDGESFVKKIGGVFSFKVKDGPDGQEATWIVDVKNGTGCVHNDTAKKADCTISMSDADLLALMTGKMNPQTAFFQGKLKITGNMGMAMKLQSLQLQPGKAKL from the exons ATGGTTGTTTCACATAACAAAATGCGCGAATCGCAGGTTGTAAG ctctcaGAGGATCCAGTCAGTTAACACCAATGCAGAGCGTACCCTGGAGGGCTTCAAGGCCCATGCAGTCTTCCAGGAGATCAACAAGAAGCTGGAGGAG GATGGGGAGTCATTTGTGAAGAAGATTGGAGGGGTGTTTTCCTTTAAGGTGAAGGATGGTCCGGATGGTCAGGAAGCGACCTGGATAGTGGACGTGAAGAATGGCACGGGTTGCGTTCACAATGACACAG CAAAGAAAGCAGACTGCACCATTTCCATGTCAGATGCAGACCTGCTGGCCTTGATGACGGGGAAAATGAACCCACAGACA GCATTCTTCCAAGGCAAGCTGAAGATCACAGGGAACATGGGAATGGCCATGAAGCTCCAGAGTCTGCAGCTCCAGCCAGGCAAAGCCAAGCTGTGA